A genomic stretch from Geothermobacter hydrogeniphilus includes:
- a CDS encoding RsmE family RNA methyltransferase, producing the protein MPPRCCNSGGHPSRLLLPVVPVAEEPLVLDGTAVERLRLWRARPGEILTFVDPCQTAWRGRLERDGSCWRVVPFQSLKRNPAGPLRIDLFQALPQRERFELVLEKATELGVGRLIPYQSERSISLAERDARQKKSHRWPELVLRAARQCRRSELPELYTCCGWNEALDMGSRADLRLMLYEGGCSQQMGEALAVSRAESLALLIGPEGGFSDVEVAAAVRRGFQPVSLGPRLLRTETAAIAAIAVAQACLGDFR; encoded by the coding sequence GCAATAGCGGTGGTCATCCGAGCCGGTTGCTGCTGCCCGTGGTCCCGGTGGCCGAAGAGCCGCTTGTCCTCGATGGCACCGCCGTTGAGCGTCTGCGGCTCTGGCGGGCCAGGCCGGGAGAGATTCTCACCTTCGTCGATCCGTGTCAGACCGCCTGGCGGGGCCGGCTTGAGCGGGACGGGTCGTGCTGGCGGGTCGTCCCGTTTCAGTCTCTGAAACGGAATCCGGCCGGACCGTTGCGGATTGACCTTTTTCAGGCCCTTCCGCAGCGCGAACGTTTCGAGCTGGTGCTGGAAAAGGCGACTGAATTGGGTGTGGGCCGCCTCATCCCCTACCAGTCCGAGCGGTCGATTTCCCTGGCTGAACGGGACGCCAGGCAGAAGAAGTCGCATCGCTGGCCGGAGCTGGTGCTGCGCGCCGCGCGGCAATGCCGCCGCTCCGAACTGCCGGAACTCTACACCTGCTGCGGCTGGAATGAGGCGCTCGATATGGGAAGTCGTGCCGACCTGCGGCTGATGCTCTACGAGGGCGGCTGTTCCCAACAGATGGGAGAGGCGCTGGCGGTGTCCCGTGCGGAATCCCTCGCGCTGCTGATCGGTCCGGAGGGTGGATTCAGCGATGTCGAGGTCGCCGCGGCCGTCCGTCGCGGATTCCAGCCCGTCAGCCTCGGCCCCCGTCTGCTGCGGACCGAAACCGCGGCCATTGCCGCCATCGCCGTGGCCCAGGCTTGTCTTGGAGATTTCAGATGA